The following coding sequences are from one Salvia hispanica cultivar TCC Black 2014 chromosome 3, UniMelb_Shisp_WGS_1.0, whole genome shotgun sequence window:
- the LOC125214879 gene encoding uncharacterized protein LOC125214879 gives MPGMVQKNNVCGGSNYHNQLHKFWCELSTQARQKLMRIDKQTLFEHARKNLYCSRCNGLLLESFLQIVMYGKSLQQNCGNLCIDNECQDNVIDPSIHPWGGLTTSREGTLTLLDCYLHSKSLKGLQNVFDSARGREKQRKLLYPNACGGGGRGWISQGITGYGKVHVTRETCALHTARLSVETLVNFWSSLRAETQQSLLRMKEEDFIERLMFRFDSKRFCRDCRKNVIREFKELKELKRMRKDPRCTSWLCAADSAFQYEVSHDTVRADWHQTFSDACGTYHHFEWAIGTGEGKSDILDFKNVGLRVRVQVTGVDLSGLSACYITLRAWKMDGRCNELCVKAHALQAPQCAHCRLAVGDGYVRIIIGGNIKRFFEHAEEAKEEEDDDSLDKDGNELDGECSRPQKHAKSPALAREFLLDAATVIFKEQVEKAFREGTAQKNAQSIFVCLALELLEERVHVACKEIITLEKQMKLLEEEEKEKREDEERKERRRTKEREKKVRRKERIREKENKERRCAESNTDPVALDTRNEAEPCSDDGVNVENTRDCTMETGEAASLPSPLFPDIQDEEFFMDYSSPNVENHLEDILEEESGITRDFKASLPYNHCRYSRRKPRLHKDTEQDLTSKWSDRRKGSAMSESEVTTGKYESRIHADGFYSTRSNNCFDKQLRTNAAKLNTRYDPKLSEKLQCRVGDRCDSHVCSCNHPNDYRARPESHTMRSTGEPKYENKLESCDISKSYHRGKCTQVECAREINGQVKAKVNCGNSPVTKKVWEPLDSQKKLAQSNSGSDVALKPKVETTESDQVTESSGTATSCQLTDTSIETNTEDDELGDFAKSGNGTCTDTEKGLYSMKKSENYIKVEEPEDGELYFMDRPPLRTEGSLLSRSSNSRSCSSCLSEGDSNTFSLNHCNLESTSTSDSEESSQTSEGREMLHESRITECHKVVDDRITTRAHDSNNQELASLSSLPAETAIYCKNGKADAGVDAQPQIVLPTMMQNQSLQYPIYQAQTMAYYHQAPVSWPANPTNGLMSFHYPNHYLYPDRFGYDLNTNAQLMQYGGLQHLPPPLITSVHMPVLPTVANVVCTKDYNIDSSVAEDNRCEKRSDEFSLFHFGGPVGFKTEEAVTLKDGRGGDSSEKSPHPCNAKESIEEYNLFAASNGIKFSIF, from the exons ATGCCTGGGATGGTGCAGAAGAATAATGTTTGCGGCGGTTCTAATTATCACAATCAGCTGCACAAG TTTTGGTGTGAACTGTCAACACAAGCTCGGCAGAAACTTATGAGGATTGACAAACAGACACTATTTGAGCATGCTCGTAAGAATTTGTACTGCTCTAGGTGCAATGGGTTGTTGCTTGAAAGTTTTTTACAGATTGTTATGTATGGAAAGTCTCTACAGCAGAACTGTGGCAACTTGTGTATTGATAATGAGTGCCAAGATAATGTGATAGATCCGTCTATCCATCCATGGGGTGGATTAACCACTTCCAGGGAAGGGACATTGACGCTTTTGGACTGTTACCTTCACTCAAAGTCTTTGAAGGGTCTCCAAAAT GTATTTGACAGTGCACGTGGAAGGGAAAAACAACGCAAGTTGCTCTATCCTAATGCATGCGGAGGAGGTGGCCGGGGATGGATAAGCCAAGGAATTACGGGATATGGTAAAGTACATGTAACAAGAGAAACATGTGCTCTTCACACTGCTAGATTATCAGTGGAGACATTGGTCAACTTTTGGTCATCCCTTCGAGCAGAGACTCAGCAATCTCTTCTAAGGATGAAAGAAGAGGACTTTATTGAAAGACTCATGTTTAG GTTTGACAGCAAAAGGTTTTGCAGAGATTGTCGAAAAAACGTGATACGTGAATTTAAGGAGCTAAAAGAGCTGAAGCGCATGAGAAAGGATCCTCGCTGTACCAGCTGGCTTTGTGCAGCAGATTCTGCCTTCCAATATGAG GTTTCTCATGATACAGTTCGAGCTGATTGGCATCAAACATTTTCAGATGCTTGTGGAACGTATCATCACTTTGAATGGGCTATTGGAACTGGAGAAGGAAAATCTGATatcttggattttaaaaatgttgGGCTGAGAGTAAGGGTTCAAGTGACTGGGGTAGATCTAAGTGGTCTGAGTGCTTGCTACATAACTCTAAGGGCTTGGAAAATGGATGGACGATGCAATGAACTGTGTGTGAAAGCTCATGCTTTGCAAGCGCCGCAATGTGCTCATTGCAGGCTAGCTGTTGGTGATGGATATGTAAGAATTATAATAGGGGGAAATATCAAAAGATTCTTTGAGCATGCAGAGGAAGCCAAGGAAGAAGAG GATGATGACTCCTTGGATAAGGATGGAAATGAGCTTGATGGTGAGTGCTCTCGTCCCCAGAAACATGCAAAGAGTCCTGCACTTGCTAGAGAATTTCTCCTAGATGCTGCAACTGTCATCTTCAAGGAACAG GTTGAGAAGGCTTTTAGGGAGGGGACTGCCCAAAAAAATGCACAGAGTATATTTGTTTGTCTTGCTTTGGAATTGCTGGAAGAGCGTGTGCATGTGGCGTGCAAAGAAATCATCACTTTAGAAAAGCAG ATGAAACtacttgaagaagaagaaaaggagaagCGTGAAGATGAAGAGCGCAAGGAGCGTAGGAGAACAAAAGAAAGGGAGAAAAAGGTGCGCAGAAAGGAAagaataagagagaaagaaaacaaagaaaggAGATGTGCTGAATCGAATACAGATCCTGTGGCTCTTGATACTCGAAATGAGGCAGAACCTTGTTCTGATGATGGTGTCAATGTTGAGAACACCAGAGATTGTACTATGGAAACAGGGGAAGCTGCCTCCCTACCCAGTCCTTTGTTCCCTGACATTCAAGATGAAGAATTTTTTATGGATTACAGTTCTCCAAATGTGGAAAATCACCTTGAAGATATTTTGGAAGAGGAATCAGGAATTACCAGAGATTTTAAGGCCTCTTTGCCATATAATCACTGTAGGTATTCTCGCAGGAAACCAAGGTTACATAAAGATACTGAGCAGGATTTGACTTCAAAGTGGTCTGATAGGAGAAAGGGTTCAGCAATGTCAGAGAGTGAAGTCACTACTGGCAAGTATGAATCAAGAATTCATGCTGATGGTTTTTATTCCACTAGGAGCAATAATTGCTTCGATAAGCAGTTAAGAACGAATGCTGCAAAGTTAAATACTAGATATGATCCAAAGTTGAGTGAAAAACTTCAGTGTAGAGTAGGTGACCGATGTGATTCCCATGTTTGTAGTTGTAACCATCCTAACGACTATCGAGCAAGGCCAGAGTCGCATACGATGAGATCAACTGGAGAGCCTAAATATGAGAATAAGTTGGAGTCTTGTGATATTTCAAAATCATATCATCGAGGGAAGTGCACTCAAGTTGAGTGCGCGCGTGAGATTAATGGACAAGTTAAAGCCAAAGTCAATTGTGGCAACTCACCTGTTACAAAGAAAGTCTGGGAACCTTTGGattcacaaaaaaaacttGCTCAAAGCAACTCAGGATCTGATGTTGCCTTGAAGCCCAAAGTTGAAACTACTGAATCTGATCAAGTTACTGAATCATCTGGTACTGCTACTTCGTGTCAATTGACAGATACTTCGATTGAAACTAATACTGAGGACGATGAACTGGGGGACTtcgcaaagtctggaaatggTACTTGCACAGACACCGAGAAAGGACTTTATTCAATGAAGAAGTCCGAGAATTACATTAAGGTTGAAGAACCAGAGGATGGGGAGTTATATTTCATGGATAGACCTCCACTCAGGACAGAAGGGTCATTGCTGAGCAGATCTTCCAACTCCCGCAGCTGCTCTTCCTGCCTCAGTGAAGGCGACAGCAATACATTCTCCTTAAACCACTGTAATCTGGAATCAACGTCCACATCAGATTCAGAAGAGTCTAGCCAAACCTCTGAGGGAAGAGAGATGCTGCATGAAAGTAGAATTACTGAGTGTCACAAAGTTGTGGACGATCGGATTACAACTAGAGCACATGATTCTAACAACCAGGAACTAGCTTCTTTGAGCAGTTTGCCTGCAGAAACAGCCATATATTGCAAGAACGGGAAAGCAGATGCTGGTGTGGATGCTCAGCCTCAAATCGTGCTTCCCACTATGATGCAGAATCAGAGCTTACAGTATCCCATCTATCAGGCCCAAACAATGGCTTATTACCATCAAGCTCCAGTCTCTTGGCCAGCCAACCCTACTAATGGATTAATGTCCTTTCACTACCCCAATCATTACTTATATCCCGACAGGTTTGGGTACGACTTGAACACAAATGCACAGTTGATGCAGTATGGGGGCTTACAGCATCTCCCTCCGCCGCTAATAACTTCTGTTCATATGCCTGTTCTCCCCACTGTGGCTAATGTAGTCTGCACAAAGGATTACAACATAGATTCGTCAGTTGCAGAGGATAACAGGTGTGAGAAGAGGAGTGATGAATTCTCTCTCTTCCATTTTGGTGGCCCTGTAGGATTCAAAACGGAGGAGGCTGTCACCTTGAAAGATGGACGAGGTGGTGATTCGTCGGAGAAGAGCCCCCATCCCTGCAATGCAAAAGAGTCCATAGAAGAATACAATTTGTTCGCTGCCAGTAATGGCATAaagttttctattttctaa
- the LOC125212021 gene encoding dirigent protein 22-like, with amino-acid sequence MAGAAATTVLAFTILTLSSLLLPANSDQFSTRLNKREMGISTKREKLSHLHFYFHDIVSGRNPTAVIVAEAASTNSSATGFGMVVMIDDPLTTGPNVSSKIVGRAQGIYGSADLNEFGLLMALNFVFLEGKFNGSTLSVLGRNAAMAAVREMPIVGGSGVFRFARGYAQARTHFINTKTGDAIVEYNVYVLHY; translated from the coding sequence ATGGCCGGAGCCGCCGCGACCACCGTCCTCGCATTCACCATTCTCACCCTCTCATCCCTTCTCCTCCCCGCAAACTCCGATCAGTTCTCAACAAGACTGAACAAACGAGAAATGGGGATATCAACGAAGCGAGAGAAGCTAAGCCACCTCCACTTCTACTTCCACGACATCGTCAGCGGCCGCAACCCCACCGCCGTTATTGTGGCCGAGGCCGCCTCCACCAACTCCTCCGCCACCGGCTTCGGCATGGTGGTGATGATCGACGACCCCCTCACCACCGGCCCCAACGTGAGCTCCAAGATCGTGGGGCGCGCGCAGGGGATCTACGGCTCTGCCGACTTGAATGAGTTCGGCCTTCTGATGGCGCTCAATTTCGTgtttttggagggaaaattCAACGGGAGCACGCTGAGCGTGCTGGGCCGGAACGCGGCGATGGCGGCCGTGAGGGAGATGCCGATCGTCGGAGGCAGCGGCGTGTTCCGGTTCGCGAGAGGGTATGCTCAGGCGAGGACTCATTTCATTAACACCAAAACAGGGGACGCTATTGTGGAATATAATGTCTATGTTTTGCATTATTGa
- the LOC125217112 gene encoding dirigent protein 22-like — MDRAAGIFLAITILTLSLISLPTNSHQFSTKLNKREMAKREKLSHLHFYFHDIVSGRSPTAVRVAEAAATNSSATGFGIMMLMDDPLTAGPDAGSKIVGRAQGIYASADLSRTGLMMALNFAFLEGKFNGSTLSVLGRNAVFSAVREMPIVGGSGVFRFARGYVHARTHFFDFKTLNAVVQYDVYVLHY; from the coding sequence ATGGACAGAGCTGCGGGTATCTTCCTCGCAATCACCATTCTCACCCTCTCATTGATATCCCTTCCCACAAACTCCCATCAGTTCTCAACAAAACTCAACAAACGAGAAATGGCGAAGAGAGAGAAGCTAAGCCACCTCCACTTCTACTTCCACGACATCGTCAGCGGGCGCAGCCCCACCGCCGTCCGCGTGGCCGAGGCCGCCGCCACCAACTCCTCCGCCACCGGCTTCGGCATCATGATGTTGATGGACGACCCCCTCACCGCCGGCCCCGACGCGGGCTCCAAGATCGTGGGGAGAGCGCAGGGGATCTACGCCTCGGCCGACTTGAGCCGGACGGGGCTCATGATGGCGCTCAATTTCGCCTTCTTGGAGGGAAAATTCAACGGAAGCACGCTCAGCGTGCTGGGCCGGAACGCGGTGTTCTCGGCCGTGAGGGAGATGCCGATCGTCGGGGGCAGCGGCGTGTTCCGGTTCGCGAGAGGGTATGTGCACGCGAGGACTCATTTCTTTGACTTCAAAACGTTGAATGCTGTTGTTCAATATGATGTCTACGTTTTGCATTATTGA
- the LOC125216538 gene encoding 60S ribosomal protein L21-1-like: MPAGHGLRSRTRDSFSRAFRKKGPTHLSTYLRTYKTGDYVDVKVNGSIHKGMPHKFYHGRTGRVWNVTKRAVGVEVNKQVGNRIIKKRIHVRIEHVQQSRCHEEVMMRIKKNDQLKAEAKAQGKIISTKRQPEGPKPGFMVGGATLETVTPIPYDVVNDLKGGY; this comes from the exons ATGCCGGCTGGCCACGGATTGAGGTCGCGCACCAGAGATTCCTTCTCTCGGGCCTTCAGGAAGAAGGGTCCCACCCATCTCTCCACCTACCTCCGCACCTACAAAACCGGAGACTATGTAGATGTTAAGGTTAACGGCTCCATCCACAAAGGCATGCCCCACAAATTCTACCACGGCCGAACTGGTCGCGTCTGGAACGTCACCAAGCGTGCCGTCGGCGTTGAAGTCAACAAGCAG GTTGGCAACAgaattataaagaaaagaattcATGTCCGCATTGAGCATGTTCAGCAATCACGTTGCCACGAAGAAGTGATGATGAGGATAAAGAAGAACGACCAGCTTAAGGCAGAGGCAAAGGCACAGGGTAAAATCATCAGTACGAAGAGGCAGCCAGAAGGTCCAAAACCTGGATTCATGGTGGGAGGGGCAACATTAGAGACTGTGACTCCAATCCCCTATGATGTGGTCAATGATCTCAAGGGTGGTTACTGA
- the LOC125215158 gene encoding F-box protein At3g58530 isoform X2 produces MEVEKAEAEELWCRETLPKVMKIVSVRLPQRDLINLLLVSPWINRNLVSHPSLWLVLDFHEMSDAGNRLVAALSLCGNSVKNVETLNLNGCQKISDLGIGFITSNCPKLKVFSIYWNVRVSDLGIRNLVDNCKLVIDLNLSGCKNVTDESLKLIAENYQGLQLLNITRCVKITDKGLEMILVKCSSLHSLNLYALSSFTDAAYKRISLLTHLRFLDLCGAQNLSDDGLSCIAKCKNLTSLNLTWCVRITDQGVVSLAEGCKSLEFLSLFGIVGVTDKSLEALSGCCSATLTTLDVNGCIGIKRRSREELLQLFPKLVCFKVHS; encoded by the exons ATGGAAGTAGAAAAGGCGGAAGCAGAGGAATTATGGTGCCGAGAAACATTACCGAAAGTGATGAAGATTGTCAGTGTGAGGCTCCCTCAAAGAGACCTAATTAATCTTTTGCTCGTCAGCCCTTGGATTAATCGTAATTTGGTTTCTCACCCTTCACTGTGGCTG GTTCTTGATTTTCATGAGATGAGTGATGCAGGGAATCGCCTTGTGGCAGCTCTCTCACTG TGTGGAAATTCTGTTAAGAATGTAGAGACTCTTAATTTGAATGGCTGCCAAAAGATATCTGATTTAGGAATTGGATTTATAACCAGCAACTGCCCAAAATTGAAGGTGTTCTCAATCTACTGGAATGTTAG GGTGTCAGATCTTGGCATTAGGAACTTGGTTGATAATTGCAAACTAGTGATTGATTTGAACCTGAGTGGTTGTAAG AATGTCACTGATGAAAGCTTAAAATTGATTGCCGAAAATTATCAAGGATTGCAGTTGTTGAACATAACAAG ATGTGTCAAGATAACGGACAAGGGTTTGGAAATGATACTGGTCAAGTGCTCCTCCCTTCATAGTTTGAATCTTTATGCCCTTTCCAG TTTCACAGATGCCGCCTACAAGAGAATATCGCTCTTGACTCACCTTCGATTTTTAGATCTCTGTGGTGCTCAG AATCTGTCTGACGATGGCCTTTCGTGTATAGCTAAGTGCAAGAACCTAACTTCGCTAAATTTGACATG GTGTGTGCGCATCACTGATCAAGGAGTTGTCTCTCTTGCAGAAGGCTGCAAGTCTCTAGAGTTTCTGAG CCTGTTTGGAATAGTGGGAGTTACAGACAAGAGCTTGGAGGCTCTCTCAGGCTGCTGTTCGGCTACGCTCACGACACTCGATGTCAACGGTTGTATCGGCATAAAG AGGAGAAGCCGTGAAGAATTGCTGCAGTTGTTTCCCAAGTTGGTATGCTTTAAAGTCCATAGCTGA
- the LOC125215158 gene encoding F-box protein At3g58530 isoform X1, with amino-acid sequence MEVEKAEAEELWCRETLPKVMKIVSVRLPQRDLINLLLVSPWINRNLVSHPSLWLVLDFHEMSDAGNRLVAALSLPRYQNVKHINLEFARDIEDKHLENLKNKCGNSVKNVETLNLNGCQKISDLGIGFITSNCPKLKVFSIYWNVRVSDLGIRNLVDNCKLVIDLNLSGCKNVTDESLKLIAENYQGLQLLNITRCVKITDKGLEMILVKCSSLHSLNLYALSSFTDAAYKRISLLTHLRFLDLCGAQNLSDDGLSCIAKCKNLTSLNLTWCVRITDQGVVSLAEGCKSLEFLSLFGIVGVTDKSLEALSGCCSATLTTLDVNGCIGIKRRSREELLQLFPKLVCFKVHS; translated from the exons ATGGAAGTAGAAAAGGCGGAAGCAGAGGAATTATGGTGCCGAGAAACATTACCGAAAGTGATGAAGATTGTCAGTGTGAGGCTCCCTCAAAGAGACCTAATTAATCTTTTGCTCGTCAGCCCTTGGATTAATCGTAATTTGGTTTCTCACCCTTCACTGTGGCTG GTTCTTGATTTTCATGAGATGAGTGATGCAGGGAATCGCCTTGTGGCAGCTCTCTCACTG CCGAGATACCAGAATGTGAAGCATATAAACCTTGAGTTCGCCCGTGATATTGAAGACAAACATCTTGAAAATCTTAAAAACAAG TGTGGAAATTCTGTTAAGAATGTAGAGACTCTTAATTTGAATGGCTGCCAAAAGATATCTGATTTAGGAATTGGATTTATAACCAGCAACTGCCCAAAATTGAAGGTGTTCTCAATCTACTGGAATGTTAG GGTGTCAGATCTTGGCATTAGGAACTTGGTTGATAATTGCAAACTAGTGATTGATTTGAACCTGAGTGGTTGTAAG AATGTCACTGATGAAAGCTTAAAATTGATTGCCGAAAATTATCAAGGATTGCAGTTGTTGAACATAACAAG ATGTGTCAAGATAACGGACAAGGGTTTGGAAATGATACTGGTCAAGTGCTCCTCCCTTCATAGTTTGAATCTTTATGCCCTTTCCAG TTTCACAGATGCCGCCTACAAGAGAATATCGCTCTTGACTCACCTTCGATTTTTAGATCTCTGTGGTGCTCAG AATCTGTCTGACGATGGCCTTTCGTGTATAGCTAAGTGCAAGAACCTAACTTCGCTAAATTTGACATG GTGTGTGCGCATCACTGATCAAGGAGTTGTCTCTCTTGCAGAAGGCTGCAAGTCTCTAGAGTTTCTGAG CCTGTTTGGAATAGTGGGAGTTACAGACAAGAGCTTGGAGGCTCTCTCAGGCTGCTGTTCGGCTACGCTCACGACACTCGATGTCAACGGTTGTATCGGCATAAAG AGGAGAAGCCGTGAAGAATTGCTGCAGTTGTTTCCCAAGTTGGTATGCTTTAAAGTCCATAGCTGA
- the LOC125215098 gene encoding probable protein kinase At2g41970 — MFCCGGGEEEAAAPPPKQHTTPLKPGNAYAGTAGGGDRGDPRGGGRGGALKKALPIELPALALIDLNRLTDHFGQKSLIGEGSYGRVYFATLSDGRSAAIKKLDSSSEPEADITDITEQLSIVSRLKNEYFVSLLGYCFEGNNKILVYEYAAMGSLHDVLHGRKGVQGAEPGPLLTWNQRVKIAYGAARGLEFLHEKCQPSVVHRDIRSSNVLLFDDFLAKIADYSLTNQSSDTVARLHSTRVLGTFGYHAPEYAMTGQITQKSDVYSFGVVLLELLTGRKPVDHTMPKGQQSLVTWATPRLSEDKVKQCIDPKLKEDYPPKAMAKMAAVAALCVQYEADFRPNMTIVVKALQPLLNAKPAGPTGDSTA, encoded by the exons ATGTTCTGCTGTGGAGGTGGGGAGGAAGAAGCCGCCGCGCCTCCACCCAAGCAGCACACTACCCCGCTTAAGCCCGGCAACGCCTATGCCGGCACCGCTGGAGGAG GTGATCGAGGAGACCCTCGCGGTGGTGGAAGAGGCGGAGCGCTGAAAAAAGCGCTGCCAATTGAGCTTCCGGCGTTGGCGTTGATCGACCTAAACCGGTTAACCGATCATTTCGGCCAAAAATCCCTCATCGGCGAGGGATCCTATGGACGAGTATACTTCGCCACCCTAAGCGACGGCCGGTCCGCGGCCATCAAGAAGCTCGACAGCTCATCCGAGCCCGAAGCCGACATCACCGACATCACCGAGCAGCTCTCCATCGTGTCGAGGCTCAAAAACGAGTATTTCGTGTCCCTGTTGGGGTATTGCTTTGAAGGAAATAACAAAATCTTGGTGTATGAATATGCGGCAATGGGCTCATTGCATGATGTTTTGCACGGCCGGAAAGGGGTGCAGGGCGCCGAGCCGGGCCCGCTGCTGACGTGGAATCAGAGGGTTAAGATAGCCTATGGCGCGGCCCGGGGCCTTGAGTTTTTGCATGAGAAATGTCAGCCTTCTGTTGTGCATCGAGATATTAGATCAAGCAATGTGCTTTTGTTTGATGATTTTCTTGCTAAGATTGCTGATTATAGCTTGACGAATCAGTCCTCCGACACGGTGGCTCGCTTGCACTCTACTCGTGTTCTTGGCACCTTCGGTTACCATGCTCCTGA GTATGCGATGACAGGCCAAATAACTCAAAAGAGTGATGTGTATAGCTTCGGAGTCGTGCTTTTAGAACTCTTGACCGGGAGGAAGCCAGTGGACCACACTATGCCCAAAGGGCAACAAAGTTTGGTCACATGg GCAACACCAAGATTGAGTGAAGATAAAGTGAAACAATGCATAGATCCAAAGCTCAAAGAGGACTATCCCCCTAAGGCCATGGCCAAG atggcggcggtggcggccCTGTGCGTGCAATACGAGGCCGATTTTCGCCCAAATATGACGATCGTGGTTAAGGCATTGCAGCCACTTCTCAATGCAAAACCAGCTGGACCTACTGGAGATTCTACTGCATAA
- the LOC125215096 gene encoding protein trichome birefringence-like — MADIAKYAPLNGGTLLSYFKTNLSLSKTTKTASIAYALVFVSIAFTIFLAFTPDVINSSAPSHGAHTSNFSSIVFFLFPNSSSDPNSTTNAEVSHQPISNRTRLEHNHTLTESLKRNQSAIANSASLVKNVAAEVDYSRLIDELAECDLFDGNWVRDESYPLYAPGSCSLIDEQFNCFLNGRPDNSYLKLKWKPKSCNLPRLNGSHMLEMLRGKRLVFVGDSLNRNMWESLICILKNSVKDQKKVYEVSGRQFFRSEASYSFRFEDFNCTVELFVSPFLVQEWEFTEKNGTKKETLRLDLVSSFADKYKDADVLLFNTGHWWTHDKTSKGQDYYQEGSHVYSELNVLEAFRRAITTWGRWIDANVDPRKSLVFFRGYSASHFSGGQWNSGGACDNETEPIKNDAFLSPYMDKMSVLEHVFGGMKTSVGYMNITKLTDYRKDGHPSIYRKLNYTEEERRSPLVFQDCSHWCLPGVPDAWNEILYAELLVRLNQKQQSHKRA, encoded by the exons ATGGCGGATATAGCGAAGTACGCCCCTCTCAACGGCGGAACTCTCCTCTCCTACTTCAAAACCAATCTCTCACTCTCCAAAACCACTAAAACCGCCTCCATCGCATACGCCCTAGTTTTCGTCTCCATCGCCTTCACCATCTTCCTCGCCTTCACCCCTGACGTCATCAACTCCTCAGCTCCGTCCCACGGCGCTCACACATCGAATTTCTCCTCAAtcgtcttcttcctcttccccAATTCATCATCTGATCCTAATTCAACTACCAATGCGGAGGTTTCTCATCAACCGATCAGTAATCGGACTAGATTGGAGCACAATCACACTCTAACCGAGTCTCTGAAGAGGAACCAGAGCGCAATTGCTAATTCGGCTTCTTTGGTGAAGAATGTTGCTGCAGAAGTCGATTATTCGAGGCTGATCGATGAGTTGGCCGAGTGTGATCTGTTTGATGGAAATTGGGTGAGAGATGAGTCTTATCCGTTGTACGCGCCTGGCTCTTGCTCATTGATTGATGAACAGTTCAACTGTTTCCTCAATGGCAGGCCTGATAATTCCTACCTTAAGCTTAAATGGAAGCCTAAATCCTGCAATTTACCCAG GTTGAATGGAAGCCATATGTTGGAAATGCTGAGAGGAAAACGGCTGGTTTTTGTTGGTGATTCTCTAAATAGGAATATGTGGGAATCACTCATTTGCATTCTGAAAAACTCTGTGAAAGATCAGAAAAAAGTGTATGAGGTTTCAGGGAGGCAATTTTTTCGAAGCGAAGCTTCTTATTCGTTTCGATTTGAA GACTTCAACTGCACGGTGGAGTTGTTCGTGTCTCCTTTCTTGGTTCAAGAATGGGAATTCACAGAGAAGAACGGGACGAAGAAGGAGACGCTTCGACTTGACCTAGTTAGCAGCTTTGCTGATAAATACAAAGATGCAGATGTGCTCTTGTTCAACACTGGTCACTGGTGGACTCATGACAAGACCTCAAAAGG GCAGGACTACTATCAAGAAGGTAGCCATGTGTATAGCGAGTTGAATGTTCTTGAGGCCTTTCGCAGAGCTATAACGACGTGGGGCAGATGGATTGATGCCAATGTCGATCCAAGAAAGTCCCTCGTGTTCTTCAGAGGCTACTCAGCCTCTCATTTCAG TGGAGGGCAGTGGAATTCTGGGGGGGCATGTGACAATGAAACAGAGCCAATCAAGAATGATGCTTTTCTTTCGCCGTATATGGACAAGATGAGTGTTCTTGAGCACGTTTTTGGAGGGATGAAAACCTCGGTAGGTTACATGAACATAACGAAATTGACAGATTATCGGAAGGATGGGCATCCCTCGATATACAGGAAGCTGAATTACACGGAGGAGGAGAGGCGGTCGCCACTGGTCTTCCAAGACTGCAGCCACTGGTGCCTCCCGGGAGTGCCCGATGCATGGAACGAGATCCTCTACGCGGAGCTGCTGGTGAGGCTGAACCAGAAGCAGCAATCGCACAAGAGAGCTTAA